The Drosophila sulfurigaster albostrigata strain 15112-1811.04 chromosome 3, ASM2355843v2, whole genome shotgun sequence genomic sequence GACCTGACGAGACGCCGAGCGATTCGACGAGCACGCAAATGGGCAGCCAAATGCATCAAGTTCACGTCATTTCCATTGCAATGTGATCGACTATAGTTAGACAGAGACAGTCAGACTGACAGTCGGAGAGCGGGACGGAGAAAGAGCTAGAAGAGCGCAAGCTTGAGGCAGGTTGTGAATGCTTATGTGCAGGGACGCAGTCAATAAAAGCTTTTAGTTAAATGGTtatcatttttaaacatttttgaggtgttgcagctgcaattcaTTGCATACTGtactatacatatttatttatttagaagtTTCAAGGTGCTTCCTGCAACGCAGCCAGAACGAACAAGCTCGAAGCTCGCGAACAAGCTGAacaaaaagtttgtttttttgaaaagttgcaAAGCAAGGGGAAGCATTGCATTAAATGGCGATAAAATGTTAACTTGAACTTGCAATGGAAATTTGCTTTCCGCATATATgcaagtttttgttgtttttgaaagCACAATCATCTgagcacacatacaaatgcatttatttaaagctcACAGACAGACTATCAAGGTAAAGAACGTAAGCATTTATTGCAtgcgagcgagtgagagagtgcTTTACAAAGGGTTCGCTAAAActggtttttttattttaataatttgtgtttgcatttgggTCAAGGTTGCAGCTCACAGCCAGGCTAGACAGACGTACAACAAACTATAACTTGAATctaacatattaaaaaaattgcttgcatacataaataaatataaataacacaaGGACGCGCGCTCGCTTGCGCTCAATTTATCGCATGCGAGCGATTTCGCTTACCTTTGCAAGCCGATATGAGAAAATAGCCGCTGTCGCAGATATCGCTGAAATCCAAATGCACCACAGGTCTGGTGTGTCCACTGCAGGTCAATGGAATTTGTCGCAAATTGTTGGCAGCCATTCTAAAAAGCTAAATGATCTTCACCTCTTTCTATCTTTCTTTCACTTgcactttttttgtaatacttTCGTTTTTATTACACTTGaagtgtattttttgtatttgtaatgaGGCAATTGGTCTAATTTGATGGGTataacaattgcaaataattgataaatagttgttgattttataattttgtactatagtttttgtttaatgcCGTCTCATGCTCCTAGCTGCACTACTTTCATACAATTCGTGTCCTTGGTGGCTGCACTGCgagattttgttgttgttggtatttgCTACAAATTGGTGTTGAtgtgtggagtgtgtgtgtctgttacTTGTGTGTGTTCGTCAATGTTGGTGTCGGCACTTTGTTAAAACAAAAggaaacaaattatttataattgatgCGTTGTTtggcaattgtttttattattagcaAGAGAGatagaagaaaataattacGCGAcacgctgttgttgttggacgATTTGGCAGCCGAATGATTGCTGCGCAGGGTGACCGCaactacaatttaaaaatataccaaaatacatgGGAAAATATATAGCACGGGGCTGCATGAAATACTTTTAGTGATGGTACAATATGCAACCAATTTGGAAATGGCGCTGCTCATTATTATATGTAGGTActtaagttattttttattattgagtaaattatttcattaagaaataacaaacaaactaCCAGCCGTTCAATTTCTACACAAACAAACGTCAGTATACGGAATATACCACAATATCGATTACTTAAGAATCAGCAGCTAGCAACAGTTATCGATCAGTGATTATCGTTTGTTAAAACcgttactttttaaattatcatttttcACACACTCAAAAGATTGTTCTTTAAACGAGAtgatttgaaatgtaaattcaGCCATATCACAATTAAtaagctaaaaaaaatattctaataatgcaagcaacaaaaagattACTTAAAAAGATAGATTTAGCTATTTTTACAACTATGAATAATGATTACCGAAACGTTTGTACTAAAcctatttttagtataataaaatgaCAGATCTCGCCCATTCTAATCATATTCGTGCTTTAGAGATATCTTTTCACGTTCTTGCCAACGGGGTGTGAGCTCTGTTCATTTCCTCACGTTCAGAAATCGTGAGTCCTCTGAGAAAAAGTGCCGACTTTTATTGCATCAGCATTCATTACATATTTGTTCATGTGatttcagcatttttttttatatacatagataaGAGATTGTAGCCCGAGAGTTTAACGTACGGTGAccaatcaaaaattattttccacCCTACTCACAGGGTAGAATTATATTATAACAGATGAGAGCTTCTTTAAccaaataaagaatatatatatatatattcttgatcaccATCCTCAGCCGTGACGATGCATTGTTATATCAgagacaataaaaaataataggTACCAATTAAACCACTTTCCATCGTTTAACGCAGATCAATTTTGTATCTCATTTTCGCTTCCTTTATCGGTccttaaataattaatgccTACTATTTAGACACAATAATAGCTAAGGTCTCAatgatttacatttacattagATAAAAAGCTTGGaagttatttaacaaaaatgtttttaccCAGTGCAGCTGCACTTGAGAAGGTGCTTTAGTTAATTAAGTGAGTAAGTATGACATATTTTGTACACTACGATATTTTTTAAGACAATGGTACTTTTAGTTACCTAATAGTGTTATATTGGATATATTGCTAGTTtactttcagtatatttgtatgaTAATGTGACGCCAGTAAATGAACCGCTGATAACCCACAGTCGAGCCCTCTTCactaaagttttttttacttgtttatcttattacaacatttttaggTTGTAATTGTTAATAAACTGCAATTGGTAATTAAAACTGTAAATTTAACCTACATGCTAAAATTACTCATTAAGAGGGGATCATGAGTTCTCTTACTGATGTGCCATGAGCTCCGCTAAGAGAAGATAACCAAAATAGCAAGCaccagaaataaaatatatagtataatcgcaataaaaccataaaaactgaatttatcaaaaatgtGAGACTAATCCAATTGTCTGTAGTGCCGAGCAAACtccaaaaatgtatataagaCCTTGTCGACGCAGCAGAAGTTGTATCAGTTTTAAACATCAACAATTCCAAACACATCATCGAAAAGATGCTGTACCAAAAGCAGCTAATCTTGCTCGTCCTGCTGGCAGGAAGTGCCTTTCCAGCTGCCGTAGATAAAGCTCACGATGTCGAAAATCTAACTGGCCAAAAAATAGCGAAAGCTAGATTCTCGACTGACGTAGCTACGGATAAGTATACGCCCCCAGAGGAGATGGATCCACAATTTTGGTACGATTTGGCCTATGAGGAGATTGCCCAGAGACTCGAGTTGCCCCAGCCCAATGCGAAGAAGGCCAAGAACATCATACTCTTCCTGGGCGATGGCATGTCCCTCTCCACAGTGGCAGCAGCGCGAATCCTGAAGGGTCAACGTCAAGGAAACACTGGCGAGGAGTCCTCCCTCAGTTTTGAGAAGTTCCCTTACACAGGACTTAGCAGGGTAAGTTAGAAATTAGTCAACTAAATGGCAGACGATTCTGATTGATTGAATTCTTCTGCTTACAGACTTACTGTTCCAATGCCCAAGTGCCCGACTCTGCCTGCACAGCCACCGCTTATCTGTGTGGTGTGAAGACCAACATCATTGAGATTGGCGTCAGCGCTGCCGTCAACTTCAATAATTGTACTGCCAGTCAGGATCCCGCCAATCGTCTGACCTCCATTGCGGAATGGGCACAGAATGCGGGCAAATCAACTGGTATCGTTACCACAACAACTTTGACTCATGCCAGTCCATCGGGTGCTTATGCCAAGACTGCGAATCGCATGTGGGAATGCGACACGGATGTCGAATACTATGGCGTCGATCCCACGGAATGTATTGACATGGCCACTCAGCTAATTACCCAAGTGCCCGGCAAGAACTTTGAAGTTATGTTCGGTGGTGGTTTCGGCAAGTTCGTGCCAAATACAATCAAGGATCTTCATGGCAATCCTGGCGAACGCTCGGACGGTGTTAACCTCTTGTCTAAGTGGCAAGCTCAACATCCTGGTGGCGTTCTGGTCAGCAACAGGGATCAGTTGCTCAAAGCCAATCTTTCGGCGGTGACCAGCATTGTGGGTCTATTTCAGACGGAGCTCATGAAATTCCACTTGGAGGCGGATGAAACTTATCAGCCTACGTTATCCGAGCTGACAGAGGCAGCCATCACAAAGCTGAGCCAAAATGAGAATGGCTACTTTGTGTTCATTGAAGGTAAGTTCCTTATTAAACAAGTAACAATTGTTGCTCTAACTTTGCTTCTACTTTTCAGGCGGTCTTATTGATTACGGCAACCATTACACCCAAGCTGGCTATGCTCTTGATGAGGCGCTAGAATTCGAGAAGGCCATTAAGTTGGCTCGTGACATTACTGACATTGAGGACACTTTGATTGTGGTCACTTCGGATCACGGACACGCTTTGTCCATTGCTGGTTATCCTGGTCGTGGCACGCCCATTCTTGGACTCAATCAGCATGACACCGATGTTAATGGCGTCAAGTACGCGGTGCTCAACTACGCTGTTGGACCCAAGAACTATCTGGATAGCGAGGGAAATCGCATTGATTTGAGCGATCAGATCGGCGGAGATGACTTTGTGTTCCCCGGCTATATCACTAAGGATCAAGGTGTTCACTCAGGCGATGATGTTGGCATCTTTGCCTCGGGACCTCAAAGCCATCTCTTTACCGGGGTGATGCAGCAGAGCACCATCCCCCATCTGATGGCCTATGCTGCCTGCATTGGTAGCGGACCTCAGGTCTGCGATGCTGAGTAGATCGGTCAAGAAGGTCAAGAAAGAGAGGAAGGAGTctagtatatattaaataaaaaaaactgagaTCCGTCACGTCAAGCGACGTGAATAAATGAGCATAAAAgtttgagttttatttattaaaatgttgcttaaatatttgatgaGGCTTCCACGGCTAtgctaaatataatatgataatGATAGGATAAGAATGTATAAGAAGAAGAGACATAGAGGAGGCTCGTGTATAGTCTGGTTATGGATTATAGTTATATAACCATAAATTTATGATAGTCATTAATGAGACTCACGAGATCATAAAGATATATAAACACAGAGATAAACCCCTAATTACTTCAGGTTGGGTTATTGCACCTACATAGTAAAGTACCCAAAATGCTACTCACATTTTTTGGGTATATGTATGaaggttttttttgttaagggGACTTATTTTACTAAGCGTGGCGGAAATAAAAAAGGGTTATTGGCTTACACGACAAACATTAACATGTGTTTAGGTTTGGActctatatattaaattattaattgccaAACCCTAAAAAAAGTtgatacaatttattttttttccaaacCTTCAAATCTAACTATTAATTTTTAAGAGAACTTTATGATATAGCTGAAAGATTTGACCCCAATCAGAATTAAAGTGTTTAGAAAATTACTAAATTACTATATTCTAACTATTAACTATCTATTAACTATCTACTATTAACTGATCTATTTATTCAGAAACAAATGTTAGGAACTATTTTTTCGCATTTCTTCAAATCGTGTTTTGCTGTGAAtagaaaaccaaattaaagTAGGTTGATAATCATATTGTTAGTAATAATTATCTTCAGCAGCAATAAAACTGCTTATTATACTTTCTAGTTGAACCAAGCAAAAATAGGTGCGATAAGCTGCAGTTTCCGCACGTTCTAAACTCGTGTGTCCTGAGTATAAAAAGCACCGACTTCATTGGCCTCTAAACGTGCTCAAACTACTTTTCTCGTTTATGGTTTATTTGCTCATGtgatttcatcattttttaaaagataagttcgtatacgcaatgtagATTCATTTATATTAGAGGGTAATGGTGATATGGAGGAAAAGCGGTAACATATTGTAAGTGACAAGCTTTATATACCTCAATCGTAATTATGGAGGAATACAAAATCTCATGAGAGTATTCCTATTTCTATTAAGTTCAATAAAGGAAagctaataaaaatgtaaaattattgaaatataaaaaaattaattaaatattaaatttagataaaaatattgaatatagattattaaaatgaattaaaatgtacttattaatttttttttaaaaaccgatcgaaaaaatattatatttaacattcgattgtatatttataattaaaataaaaagttcaggctctcttatttttataatttataattatttatgacttaaatatttttggggAAAGGgtattaaacataaaatccATAAACTGTGCAgtctattaaaatttttttctattttcatagTCTATTATTTTGGATACTCAATGGAACTAAAGAgtggaaattaaaataaaaacaaaatttaattatttcagtggtcataattaaatttcaatcaatGTATTTTTCATCAACCTATTCCAATATTCTTCGACTCCACTTTACCGAGATAAAAACTTTCACTTAATAAGTGTGATTTAGAAGATGGCCAAAAATCCGCAACACGAGATGTTAAAGACCaagataataaaatactaaaatgtggTTTGGCTAATCGTAATGAATGTGCTGAAACATTCTGTagaaattgtatataaaagaGATATTCTCCCTACAAAATTTATCAGTAGATCATATTCCGGATTccaaacaacattaaaatgtataagaaTCAGTTGATTCTCCTAATTCTCATGGTCGGAGTAACCTGGGCTAGGGTAGAGGAGATTCATGATCCCGAGCAACTAACTGGCCAGAAACTGGTGAACAATCGGCTCTTGGAAGGCATGGCCACCAATAAG encodes the following:
- the LOC133843812 gene encoding membrane-bound alkaline phosphatase-like, which gives rise to MLYQKQLILLVLLAGSAFPAAVDKAHDVENLTGQKIAKARFSTDVATDKYTPPEEMDPQFWYDLAYEEIAQRLELPQPNAKKAKNIILFLGDGMSLSTVAAARILKGQRQGNTGEESSLSFEKFPYTGLSRTYCSNAQVPDSACTATAYLCGVKTNIIEIGVSAAVNFNNCTASQDPANRLTSIAEWAQNAGKSTGIVTTTTLTHASPSGAYAKTANRMWECDTDVEYYGVDPTECIDMATQLITQVPGKNFEVMFGGGFGKFVPNTIKDLHGNPGERSDGVNLLSKWQAQHPGGVLVSNRDQLLKANLSAVTSIVGLFQTELMKFHLEADETYQPTLSELTEAAITKLSQNENGYFVFIEGGLIDYGNHYTQAGYALDEALEFEKAIKLARDITDIEDTLIVVTSDHGHALSIAGYPGRGTPILGLNQHDTDVNGVKYAVLNYAVGPKNYLDSEGNRIDLSDQIGGDDFVFPGYITKDQGVHSGDDVGIFASGPQSHLFTGVMQQSTIPHLMAYAACIGSGPQVCDAE